A genomic segment from Bryobacteraceae bacterium encodes:
- a CDS encoding peptidoglycan-binding domain-containing protein, which produces MTGLASFLLPKELPKISPIGEPRDASAFTVTGTQQALIRLGYLPFGFDSGVFDSTTTRALQRFQRHARRPYRMSALTGLPEDVEPDECFAGACDARIDTATTVELRRWIGRAWQLPIGRFRLAPIPPGRTRLTRRALLREDVLAAWLAVLAEARQRGATVDGPYGDTWRPLGFHRKDGTSPRSFHIAGRAIDLNQRLAHTPAQRYFPLPRRHGDAVRFQVLCRAARQDGSQGRYYCAGSEESWRFGASGYPIPGGWYVDLTALLHEGGFEGIVAQPGWESSYLRSEWWHFQYRHQKQDTFLDECELVGIGEEQLLRAGYAIADMDGQPG; this is translated from the coding sequence TTGACCGGACTTGCTTCCTTCCTACTGCCGAAGGAACTGCCGAAAATCTCGCCCATCGGCGAGCCCCGCGACGCGTCCGCCTTCACAGTCACCGGCACGCAACAGGCGCTGATCCGCCTCGGGTACCTGCCCTTCGGCTTCGACAGCGGCGTGTTCGACTCCACCACCACGCGCGCCCTGCAGCGCTTTCAACGTCACGCCCGCCGGCCTTACCGGATGTCCGCGCTAACCGGACTGCCGGAAGACGTGGAGCCCGACGAGTGTTTCGCCGGAGCCTGCGACGCGCGAATCGACACCGCCACTACCGTCGAACTACGCCGTTGGATCGGACGGGCCTGGCAGCTTCCGATCGGACGCTTTCGCCTCGCGCCGATTCCTCCGGGACGCACCCGCCTCACGCGCCGCGCTTTGCTTCGCGAAGATGTGCTCGCCGCCTGGCTGGCGGTTTTGGCGGAAGCGCGACAGCGCGGCGCCACCGTCGACGGACCGTACGGAGACACGTGGCGTCCGCTCGGGTTCCATCGCAAGGACGGCACAAGTCCCCGCAGTTTCCACATCGCAGGCCGCGCCATCGATCTCAACCAACGGCTGGCCCACACCCCCGCGCAGCGGTACTTCCCGTTGCCTCGGCGGCACGGGGACGCGGTGCGCTTCCAGGTGCTGTGCCGCGCCGCCCGCCAGGATGGATCCCAGGGGCGATACTACTGCGCCGGCTCCGAAGAATCGTGGCGCTTCGGCGCCAGCGGATACCCGATCCCCGGCGGCTGGTACGTCGACCTCACGGCGCTACTCCACGAGGGCGGCTTCGAGGGCATCGTGGCGCAGCCGGGCTGGGAATCGAGCTACCTGCGCAGCGAATGGTGGCACTTCCAGTACCGCCACCAGAAGCAGGACACGTTCCTCGACGAATGCGAGCTCGTCGGGATCGGCGAAGAACAACTGCTCCGTGCCGGCTATGCAATCGCCGACATGGACGGCCAGCCGGGCTGA
- a CDS encoding M48 family metallopeptidase has product MKLLPLLLFGLYFAYYYFSNQETVPLTGRSQLVDMDRQQEAALGYQSYQQILRESAVMRSGREVDMVRSIGQRLAKVADDPGFEWEFNVIQDDQVNAFCLPGGKVAVYTGILPVAQNENALAAVMGHEIAHAIARHGAERMAHQKLVQIGTLATGVALSDMDPTAQRAVMGALGVGAQFGLLLPFSREHESEADYMGLIYAARACFDPREAPRLWERMGAASGGRGPSEWMSTHPSHETRIRQLEEWMPKALEERAQHCGR; this is encoded by the coding sequence TTGAAGCTCTTGCCACTGCTGCTGTTCGGGTTGTACTTCGCGTATTACTACTTCAGCAATCAGGAAACGGTGCCGCTGACGGGACGCAGCCAGCTCGTGGATATGGACCGCCAGCAGGAGGCCGCACTCGGCTACCAGTCCTACCAGCAGATTCTGCGCGAATCGGCCGTGATGCGGTCGGGCAGGGAAGTGGACATGGTCCGCTCGATCGGTCAGCGCCTTGCCAAGGTCGCCGACGACCCGGGGTTTGAGTGGGAGTTCAACGTCATTCAGGACGACCAGGTGAATGCCTTCTGTCTGCCGGGAGGCAAGGTGGCCGTCTATACGGGGATCCTGCCGGTGGCGCAGAACGAGAATGCGCTCGCGGCGGTGATGGGGCATGAGATCGCGCACGCCATCGCCCGGCACGGCGCGGAACGGATGGCGCACCAGAAACTGGTGCAGATCGGCACGCTGGCTACCGGCGTCGCGTTGAGCGACATGGATCCGACGGCGCAGCGGGCGGTGATGGGAGCGCTGGGAGTCGGCGCGCAGTTCGGGCTGCTCCTGCCATTCTCGCGCGAACACGAGTCCGAGGCCGACTACATGGGCCTGATCTACGCGGCGCGGGCATGCTTCGATCCGCGCGAAGCGCCGCGGTTGTGGGAGCGCATGGGGGCGGCGAGCGGCGGCCGCGGGCCATCGGAATGGATGTCGACGCACCCGAGCCACGAGACGCGAATCCGGCAGTTGGAGGAGTGGATGCCGAAGGCGCTCGAGGAACGGGCGCAGCATTGCGGCCGGTAG